The window CCGCCACCGCCGACAGCAGCGGCTTGTAGAACAGCCGCACGTGAATCTCGCGCACCTCGCGCTTGACCGACTCCCACAGCTTCCAGACCCCGTCGCCGGTGCCGGCGAGGTGCGATGCGCGGGCCAGTTCCCGCAGCCCCTCGGGGGTGCGGGGCATGAGGTGCGTGCGGCTGAGCCCTCGGAGCTGCAGGCGATGCTCCAGTACCCGCAGGAGGCGGTAGTCCCGCGAGAACACGGCGGCATCCGCCCGCCCGATATATCCCTCCGCGACGAGCGCCTCGAGCGCGTCGAGCGTGCCCCGCTGGCGGATGGCCTCGTCGGCGAGGCCGTGCACCAGCTGCAGCAGCTGCACGGTGAATTCGATGTCGCGGATGCCGCCGGGGCCGAGCTTCAACTGGTAGGCCACCTCTTCGGCGGGGATGTGCTCGGTGACCCGCTCGCGCATGCGCTGCACGCTGTCGACGAAGTTCTCGCGCGCCGCGCTGGTCCATATCTTCGGTTGCACCGCGTCGACGTAGCGGGCGCCCAGCGTGGCATCGCCGGCGAGCGGCCTGGCCTTCAGCAGCGCCTGGAACTCCCAGCTCTTGGCCCAGCGGTCGTAGTAGGCCAGGTGTGAATCGAGGCTGCGCACCAGGGCGCCCTGTGTGCCCTCCGGGCGAAGGTTGGCATCGACCTCCCACAGCGGTGGCTCGATCTCGACGCTGGAGATGCCGCGCATCGTCAGCACCGCCAGCCGCGTCGCGATGTCGATGGCGCGGCTCTCGCCGAGCTCACTGAGCATGTCGTCGTCGGCGCCGCCCACGAAGATCACATCGACGTCGCTGACGTAGTTCAGCTCCCGTGCGCCGGCCTTGCCCATCCCGATGATCGCCAGCTGCGTCGCCGCGACATGCTCCCGCGAGAACAGTCCCGGGCCGGTGGGTCCGCTCACCCGCGTGCGCGCGACGCACAGTGAGGCCTCCAGGGCGGCCCCGGCGGCATCCGCCAGCGCCGCCGCTACGACGGCGAGCACATCCTCGGGGGCCGGGCTCAGCAGGTCGAACACCGCGATGCGGGCGAGCATGCGGCGGTAGCGCACCCGCAGCGCGACCCACGCATCGTCGTCACCCGTCGCGGCGAAGCCGTCGACCGCGCCGACCGACTGCAGCAGGCTCGCGCTCAGTTCGTCGGCTGTCGGGAGGGTCTCGGCGGTGGCCGGCAGGTGGGTCAGCTCGGGTGGATGCCGCAGGAAGAACTCCCCGAACCCGCTGGAGGCGCCCAGCAGCGCCCACGCGGAGCGGGCGGACGCGCCGGGTGCGAACAACGCCCGCACCGGTTCAGGGTCGCGCCTGGCGATGCGCGCGAACGCCTCGAGCGCACCGCTCGGGTCGGCGGCGACATCCGCGTCGGTGACGATGAGCGTCCGGTCCACGCCGAGCGTCTGCTCCAACTCGGCGAACAACCGGTCCGCGTCGTCGAGGCGGGTGAAGCCCCGGCGTGCCAGGTCGGTGAGAGCCGACGAACGTTCATTCGTGGCCATACGCGGGGGTCTAGAGCATCTCCAGGTTGCTCTTCAGCTCGAACGGCGTGACCTGGGAGCGGTACTCCTGCCATTCGCGACGCTTGTTGAGCAGCACGTAGTTGAAGACCTGCTCGCCGAGAGTCTCGGCGACCAGCTCGGATTCCTCCATGCGCTCCAGCGCGCGGTCGAGGCTCGCCGGCAGCGGCGGGTAGCCCAGGGCGCGACGCTCGGCGTCGCTGAGCGACCACACGTTGTCTTCGGCCTCAGGCGGCAGCTCGTAGCCCTCTTCGATGCCCTTCAGGCCCGCAGCGAGCATGAGTGCGTACGCGAGGTACGGGTTGGCCGCGGAATCCAGGCCGCGGTACTCCACCCGCGACGACTGGCCCTTGTGCGGCTTGTACATCGGCACGCGCACGAGAGCGGAGCGGTTGTTGTGGCCCCAGCAGATGAAGCTGGGGGCCTCGTCGCCACCCCACAGCCGCTTGTAGGAGTTCACGAACTGATTGGTGACCGCGGTGATCTCGGGTGCGTGGTGCAGGAGCCCCGCGATGAACTGGCGGCCGGTGCGGGAGAGCTGGTACTGCGCGCCCTCCTCGTAGAAGGCGTTGCGGTCGCCCTCGAACAGGGACATGTGCGTGTGCATGCCGCTGCCGGGCTTGCCGCTGAGGGGCTTGGGCATGAACGTGGCATACACGCCCTGCTCGATGGCAACTTCCTTGACCACCGTGCGGAACGTCATGATGTTGTCCGCGGTGGCCAGGGCATCGGCGTAGCGCAGGTCGATCTCGTTCTGACCCGGTCCGCCTTCGTGGTGGCTGTACTCGACCGAGATGCCGAGGTCTTCGAGCATGCGGACGGAGCGGCGGCGGAAGTCGTGCGCTGTGCCACCGGGGACGTTGTCGAAGTAGCCGGCGGAGTCGACGGGCTCGGGGCCCTCGGGGCCGTACGAGGACGACTTCAGAAGGTAGAATTCGATCTCCGGATGCGTGTAGAACGTGAATCCCGCATCGGCGGCCTTCGCGAGCGTGCGCTTGAGCACATGCCGCGGGTCGGCGACCGCCGGCTGTCCGTCGGGGGTCGTGATGTCGCAGAACATGCGAGCGGTGGGGTCGATCTCCCCGCGCCACGGCAGCACCTGGAACGTCGTCGGGTCCGGGTGGGCGAGCAGGTCCGACTCGTAGGAGCGGGTCAGCCCCTCGATGGCGGAGCCGTCGAATCCGAGGCCCTCGGTGAAGGCGCCCTCCACCTCGGCGGGTGCGATCGCGACCGACTTGAGGGTCCCGATGACATCGGTGAACCACAGGCGGACGAACTTGACGCCGCGCTCCTCGATCGTGCGCAGTACGAAGTCACGCTGCTTGTCCATCGCCATCCCTCCGGCGGGTGTCGCCTCCGCCAGCCTACTGGTCGTCGGTGCCCGCGCGGCTCCCGGCGGCGCCGCTGCCCCACGTGTCGTCGCGGGCGTCGTCCTCCGCCCACGCGCGGGAGCGTTCCGCCAGCAGCTTGGGGGCCTTCGCGGCCTCCTCCTCGGTGTCGAAGGGACCGGCGCGGTCGATCGCTGGAGACTCGAAGCCTCGCTCGACGTTGCCCGTCGTCAGGTTGTACCAGTACTTCTCGGCGCCGCTGGTCATGATCTGCTCCCTCGTCGGTGTGCAAGGCCGATCCTACTGAGGGGTGCCTCCGGGCTGGATAGGCTGGACACATGGCAACCAAAGCGATCCGTGCAGTCGGAGTAGACATCGGCGGCACCGGCATCAAGGGGGGCCTGGTGGACCTCGAGTCCGGAACCCTCATCAGCGACCGGGTGAAGGTGGCAACGCCCGCCGGTGCGGAACCAGCGGACGTGCTCGCCGCCGTGCGCGTCGTGCTCGACACGCTCGGCGTCGCCGACGCTGACGTGCCGTTGGGTGTGGCGTTCCCCGCGATCGTGAAGCACGGCCGCACGCTGTCGGCCGCCAACGTCGCCGACACCTGGATCGGGTTCGAGGCGGAGAAGTTCTTCGAAGACGGCCTCGGCCGCGACATCCACTTCGCCAACGACGCCGACGTTGCCGGCGTCGCCGAGCTGCGCTTCGGCGCGGCCCGCGGAGTGTCGGGCCTGACGATCCTCACCACACTGGGCACCGGGATCGGCTCCGCGATGATCCACGAGGGCGTGCTGGTGCCCAACTCCGAGCTGGGGCACCTGCAGCGGGCGGGCCACGACACCGACGCCGAAGCGTATGCCGCGTATTCGGCGATGGAGCGGGAACGGCTGGACTGGCAGCAGTGGGCCGAGCGTCTGCAGTGGTACTACAGCCACGTGGAGTTCCTCTTCAGCCCCGACCTGTTCATCGTCGGCGGCGGCGTCTCCAAGCACGCCGATCAGTTCCTGCCGCTGCTGGACCTGAAGACCCCGATCGTCCCGGCCGTGCATCGCAACAACGCCGGCATCATCGGCGCGGCTGCCCTCGCACTGGCCAGCGACGGGACGGATGCCGTGGCCGGCGCGGCCGACACGCTCGTCGAGGCGACGACGGCCTGAGAGGTGCGAATGGGCCGGCCTGTACGCCGGGTTCTGTTCGGGGGCTGAAAGCCCCGTCGATGGCCATCTCTCTCGGCGACACGTTGCCGTGCCGCTCTAGCGGCCTACCCGGGGACTCGGCGGGCAGCGTCAACATCCCCTGTATGGCCTTGCTCCGGACGAGGTTTACCTTGCGGGTCGTGTCACCACGACCCCGGTGGTCTCTTACACCACCCTTTCACCCTTACCGGGACCGAAGTCCTGGCGGTCTGCTCTCTGTGGCACTGTCTCGCGGATCACTCCGGGTGGGTGTTACCCACCATCCTGCCCTGTGGAGCCCGGACGTTCCTCGGCACGGTTTCCCGCGACGCGACCATCCAGCCGACCCATTCGCGCTAAGAGTCTATCCGCGGCGATGATTGCCGAGGAGCGCATCGGTGCGCTAGCCTCGCGACTATTGGGGAATGGGCACGGGGGTGCCCGCCATCAGCCTTTGGGGAGGCATGATGACTATTCGTTTGTCGCTGTCTGCGATCGCGCTCGCGACGCTCGTGGTGATCGGGGTGCCCGCTGCGGCATCCGCGGCCACGGACGCCACATCGACTCGGCCGGGCGGTGGTGCTGCTGTGGCCGAGGCGACGGACGGCTACACGCCGAAGACGCCGGAGGAACCGACGCTGGCCGGGTCGTCCGCGGTCGGTGAGTGCGACCGGGATGTGCCCTGGATCCAGTACTCGGTGACGCTCACCGACCCGGACTCACAGGTCACCGCTCCCACGGCGAGACTGGTGCTCAGCGACGGCGCTCACAGCACGACCATCGCCCTGGGCGAGCTGGTCGGCAACGAGTTGTCGGGCCGGGTGCTGTGGCCGGGGGCATCGGTGGATGCCGCGGGCAACCCGACCGGCTGGCCCGGTTGGGCACTGGTCGACGGTGCCTGGACGCAGACCGACGGCAACTTCGCCTGGGTGCGCGGGCGCATCTCCGCCGTGCTCGAGGTGAACCCGCAGATCGCCGTGGCGCTGGCCTACCCGCCGACCAGTCCGGACTGCGTCACGGGTCCACGCCCCGCCGCGGCGGGTCTCGCGGTCACCGGCGGCACGCTCGGCGGGGTGCTGCCCGCCGCGATCGCCGGTGGGGTGATCGTGCTCGGCGGCACGGGGCTGCTGCTGCTGCGTCGTCGTCGTCGCCAGGGGTGACGGCGGTGACCGCCACCGCGCCTGCGCGGCGCGGCGGGCCGGTACGCGCGATGGTGTGGGCGAGCGTGGGGATGCTCTGCCTGCTCCTGGTGGCGTTCGGCTGGCTCACCACCCGGGTCCTGGTCGCGGGCACCGGGCTGGCGCAGGCCGCCGCCGCAGTGCGGAGCCTGCCGGCAGCGGTCGAGGCGCGCGATCTGTCCGCTCTCGAGTCCGCCCTGGCATCCGTGCAGGGCGACGCACACCGTGCCGCCCAGGCCGCTGCCGACCCGGTGTGGGGCGTGGCCGAGGCGCTGCCGCTGCTCGGCGGTGACGTCGCGGCACTGGCGACGGTCGCCCGGCACACCACAGCCGTCGCCGACGCGGTCGCACCGCTGCCGGGCGTCGCCGCCACCTTCGGCACCGGCGGCCAGGACACGGTGGTCGACCTTGATGCTCTCGCCGCGGCGCACGAACCGCTCCTGCGCGCGGCGAGCGTCCTGAACGCCGCCGCGGTGGAGCTCGCGCTGATCGACGTGGACGCGCTGCTGCCGCCGGTCGCCGCCGGGGTGGCCGCGCTGCGCGACGCCGTCGCGGTCGGTGCGCCGGCTGCGGCGGGAATCGCGGATGCCACGGCGGTGCTTCCCGGCATCCTCGGTGCCGAGGAGCCGCGCACGGTGCTGGTGGTCATCCAGAACAACGCCGAACTGCGCACCGGCGGCGGGATCACCGGTTCGTTCGCCCTGCTGTCGGCGGATGCCGGGCGGGTGACGCTGCTGGAACAGGCCGACTCGGGGGAATTCCCGCACCTGACTGCCCCGCTGCTGCCGGTCCCCGACGCCACGACGCACCTGCACGGCGACGTGGTTGCGCGCTTCGTGCAGAACGCGTCGATGACGGCGGACTTCGAACTGACCGCCGAGCTGGCCTCGGCGTGGTGGCAGGAGCGCGGCGGGGCGGCCCCGGACGCGGTGCTGTCGATCGACCCGCTCGTGGTGCGTGCTCTCCTCGCCGTCACCGGCCCCGCCGTGCTCGGCGACGGCACTGAGCTCACGGCGGACAACCTCGTGCAGCGGCTGCTCGTCGACCCGTATGTCGCGCTGGACTCCGTCGGTCAGACGGCGTTCCTGCAGTCGGCGACCCAGGCGCTGTTCCAGCGTCTCGCGACCGGCGGCATCGATCCGGTGGCGTGGGCGCAGGCGCTGTCCACGCCGCTCGCGCAGGGGCGGGTGTCGCTGTGGAGTGCGCACCCCGACGAACAGGCGGTGCTGGTGGGCACCGCGCTGGCCGGCCCCGGTGCGCGCCACGCTGCCGCCGGGGAGGATGCGTTCGCGGTGTACTTCAACGACGCCACCGGCGGCAAGATGGGCACCTTCCTGCACGTCGACATCGCCACCGGCGCCGCCGTCTGCCGCTCCGACGGGCGCGCCGAGGTCTCTGTGTTGCTGACGATGGGGAGCACCGCACCGGCGGACGCCGACCCGATGCTGCCGATCAGCCTGACCGGGGGCGGCCTGTGGGGTACGGCCTGGGGCGAC is drawn from Microbacterium sp. zg-B96 and contains these coding sequences:
- a CDS encoding bifunctional [glutamine synthetase] adenylyltransferase/[glutamine synthetase]-adenylyl-L-tyrosine phosphorylase; the protein is MATNERSSALTDLARRGFTRLDDADRLFAELEQTLGVDRTLIVTDADVAADPSGALEAFARIARRDPEPVRALFAPGASARSAWALLGASSGFGEFFLRHPPELTHLPATAETLPTADELSASLLQSVGAVDGFAATGDDDAWVALRVRYRRMLARIAVFDLLSPAPEDVLAVVAAALADAAGAALEASLCVARTRVSGPTGPGLFSREHVAATQLAIIGMGKAGARELNYVSDVDVIFVGGADDDMLSELGESRAIDIATRLAVLTMRGISSVEIEPPLWEVDANLRPEGTQGALVRSLDSHLAYYDRWAKSWEFQALLKARPLAGDATLGARYVDAVQPKIWTSAARENFVDSVQRMRERVTEHIPAEEVAYQLKLGPGGIRDIEFTVQLLQLVHGLADEAIRQRGTLDALEALVAEGYIGRADAAVFSRDYRLLRVLEHRLQLRGLSRTHLMPRTPEGLRELARASHLAGTGDGVWKLWESVKREVREIHVRLFYKPLLSAVAALPAEEQTLSMAQAHDRLAAIGFQDPAGALRHIGALTSGLSRKAAIQRHLMPVMLRWFADGVDPDYGLLAFRRISERLGDTPWFLRMLRDSSGAAERLTRVLSGSRYVGDLMEWIPESVAWLDSGEQLRPRAGVVLEEEARAIQARHTSIEDAMRAVRALRRRELLRLAMASMLEDLTIEQIAHALTTVTEVTIQATLRAVRREVVPPEDAELDFSVIAMGRFGGAELGFGSDADVIYVYRANGVDAQRAHELALKLVAGLRNHSEDNRVPLDLDADLRPEGRNGPLVRSLDAYAEYYRRWSVSWEAQALLRARGVAGSTKLIQAFTKVADDVRYPASVDPQAVREIKRIKARVENERLPQGADRTRHLKLGPGSLSDVEWLVQLLQLQHGHELAGLRTTSTIAALQAAVDAGLVPDAAADLLAHAWRLSSRLRSANTLLSGQTSDILPADRRRLDGIGRLLEYPPRSATRVEEDYLGATRRARRVFEKLFYG
- the glnA gene encoding type I glutamate--ammonia ligase: MDKQRDFVLRTIEERGVKFVRLWFTDVIGTLKSVAIAPAEVEGAFTEGLGFDGSAIEGLTRSYESDLLAHPDPTTFQVLPWRGEIDPTARMFCDITTPDGQPAVADPRHVLKRTLAKAADAGFTFYTHPEIEFYLLKSSSYGPEGPEPVDSAGYFDNVPGGTAHDFRRRSVRMLEDLGISVEYSHHEGGPGQNEIDLRYADALATADNIMTFRTVVKEVAIEQGVYATFMPKPLSGKPGSGMHTHMSLFEGDRNAFYEEGAQYQLSRTGRQFIAGLLHHAPEITAVTNQFVNSYKRLWGGDEAPSFICWGHNNRSALVRVPMYKPHKGQSSRVEYRGLDSAANPYLAYALMLAAGLKGIEEGYELPPEAEDNVWSLSDAERRALGYPPLPASLDRALERMEESELVAETLGEQVFNYVLLNKRREWQEYRSQVTPFELKSNLEML
- a CDS encoding SPOR domain-containing protein encodes the protein MTSGAEKYWYNLTTGNVERGFESPAIDRAGPFDTEEEAAKAPKLLAERSRAWAEDDARDDTWGSGAAGSRAGTDDQ
- the ppgK gene encoding polyphosphate--glucose phosphotransferase codes for the protein MATKAIRAVGVDIGGTGIKGGLVDLESGTLISDRVKVATPAGAEPADVLAAVRVVLDTLGVADADVPLGVAFPAIVKHGRTLSAANVADTWIGFEAEKFFEDGLGRDIHFANDADVAGVAELRFGAARGVSGLTILTTLGTGIGSAMIHEGVLVPNSELGHLQRAGHDTDAEAYAAYSAMERERLDWQQWAERLQWYYSHVEFLFSPDLFIVGGGVSKHADQFLPLLDLKTPIVPAVHRNNAGIIGAAALALASDGTDAVAGAADTLVEATTA
- a CDS encoding cell wall protein, coding for MTIRLSLSAIALATLVVIGVPAAASAATDATSTRPGGGAAVAEATDGYTPKTPEEPTLAGSSAVGECDRDVPWIQYSVTLTDPDSQVTAPTARLVLSDGAHSTTIALGELVGNELSGRVLWPGASVDAAGNPTGWPGWALVDGAWTQTDGNFAWVRGRISAVLEVNPQIAVALAYPPTSPDCVTGPRPAAAGLAVTGGTLGGVLPAAIAGGVIVLGGTGLLLLRRRRRQG
- a CDS encoding DUF4012 domain-containing protein, giving the protein MTATAPARRGGPVRAMVWASVGMLCLLLVAFGWLTTRVLVAGTGLAQAAAAVRSLPAAVEARDLSALESALASVQGDAHRAAQAAADPVWGVAEALPLLGGDVAALATVARHTTAVADAVAPLPGVAATFGTGGQDTVVDLDALAAAHEPLLRAASVLNAAAVELALIDVDALLPPVAAGVAALRDAVAVGAPAAAGIADATAVLPGILGAEEPRTVLVVIQNNAELRTGGGITGSFALLSADAGRVTLLEQADSGEFPHLTAPLLPVPDATTHLHGDVVARFVQNASMTADFELTAELASAWWQERGGAAPDAVLSIDPLVVRALLAVTGPAVLGDGTELTADNLVQRLLVDPYVALDSVGQTAFLQSATQALFQRLATGGIDPVAWAQALSTPLAQGRVSLWSAHPDEQAVLVGTALAGPGARHAAAGEDAFAVYFNDATGGKMGTFLHVDIATGAAVCRSDGRAEVSVLLTMGSTAPADADPMLPISLTGGGLWGTAWGDIGTNVSVAAPPGWFVDEVRKNGEPEPAVDAVDDGFPTSLARVNLSPAEVNTLEFRFIAPEPGPVAPHLLHTPLLNDPSLTTGADVACR